In Sus scrofa isolate TJ Tabasco breed Duroc chromosome 14, Sscrofa11.1, whole genome shotgun sequence, the sequence ATTGTAGGTGCTTGAAGAGCCATGCATGAATGAACCTAGCAACTTAACAGCAAAGCTGGAGTCCTGTTCCCCCGATCTGGTGGCAAGGCCACTTCTGCACAGCTTACTGCCTCCCCTAGCCCTGGCATCTCACCTGGATGTATGCGTGGTTGGTTGGATGGAACTCCTCCCCCACAGGGTTGGGACACTCGCCCTCGCAGCGATAGGCATTGTACTGCTTGGGGTAGATGATCCAGGAGCCCCATCCGATCAGGTTGAAGTCCACCTGGAACTTGACCTTCCGACACAGTTGGCTTCTGTCCTGCAGGTGATATCGGCGgtgcctccttcccttctcccgaGAGAGCTGACCCTCCTGGACCCGCCAGGAGCTCTCAGCTTCCCACAGCAGGGTGGAGCCACCCAGCCGCCTCTGCTCTGGAGAGAGGTTGGAGTACAGCATGAGGAGCACGTTGGTGACAGGTGGTGAAGGAGGCCGCCGCCAACACTCGCCAGCCAAGCTGGACATCTGCTCCCTCAGCTCCCCAGGGTGCTTCAGCCACTTGGAGAGTGGCCTGGTCACATCCAGGACCATGCTGCCCGAGGAAAAGGTAATCTGGGACAGAGTGACAGTGAACAGGTCCATCTGGAGACGTTCCAGGCAGTCGGGTGGGACCTGATCCTCGTCCAGCCTCGGCTGGTGGAAAATCTCAATGGAGAGCGGGATGTCAGGAGGAAGGGTCACAGGCTTGGACAGCTGCAGCCGGAGCTCAGCCCATGCCAGATCTTCTTCTTGGCccaggaaagagaaatcaaaggcAAAGGTCCAGTTCTGTCCATCCATCTTCACGTCtgagtggggagaaaaaaaaacggGAAGGAAGCAGGTGAGTGGGGGCCTCTTGCAACCTCGGTTGGTGTAACAACATCCACAGCTCATGCCTGGGCCCTTACCTTATATGAATTATCACTCTTAATCCTCACCCCAACCCTATGAGCTGGGAATGTCACTGaacccattttagagatgaggaaaactgaggctcagggaagttaaaTTACCTGCCCAGGGGTCATTCCTGGAAGGTTGCAAAGCCAAGAATAAGCTGAATGCAAAGCCCAACTTCCAAATCATTGTTCTGCAGCTCCCTCCTCAAGACACTCCAGAGAACAGTTGGTAAAAATTGGATgagtttttctccttctctcacccctcatacatacacatacagtcATACAGTCATACTCATACAGTCAACCCTGAGCTTTCTGACAGAAACCCTGGGCTTCCATTCACTGTGTGGTCCTAGAGCAAATCAGCTTCTCAGGTTCTGTCTTCTCAGTGGAGACGGTGGCCTGTTTCCCAGGGACAGTGAGATCAATGCACAGATCACGGGAAGGGTCCCAGCTCCCAGGGAGCCACAGGCAGCAGAAGCGAAGCCACCCTCTCCTCTACCAATTCCTACAGACAGGCAGACACTCCCAGAGTTCTTGGCAACCTTACAAGTAGGTTTCTAAAGGCATTCTAAGCTCGCCTTTGCACTGACCTCACACTTTTCCACTCAGTGGTCCTCCTACCTACCTGCAGGGCACTCACCCCTTCCCGCCCAGGTCATCCACACACCCGGGGCAGACACAGCGATCACACAACCAGGACAATGAAACCCCAATTGGatgaaaaggaatgaggaagcacatttcatttattttagtccTGGACCAATTTGGTCTAACATCTGGGAATAGCATGTAGTGGTAGATTTCCGGGTCACCTAAAAGTGATCTGTAACTTTTTTCAAGCCCAGTTCTTCTTTCTTTGCAATGGGAACAGTAATACCCTATCCTTCCTTGCATTATCATGAGGACCCAGCGAGATGATGTTTGAAGGTCTATTGCTAAATAAAAGGCAGGTgttaattattagaaataaagagtcccattgtgatgcagcggaaacaaatccaacaaggaaccatgaggttgcaggttcaatccctggcctcgctcagtgggttgaggatccagcattgccatgagctgtggtgtaggtcacagactcagctcggatccgatgttgctgtggctgtggtgtaggctggcagctgtagctcggattcagcccctagcttgggaacctccatgtgccgcaagttcagcccttaaaaaaaaaaaaaagccaaaaaaaaggaaataaaaagagtaacCCTTTGTCAATCAATCCTGAAGGTAGTGATGATCTCCAATTTAGGTCTACTTGGGCAGACCATGTAACAATTTAGTTTTATTGTCTTATAGAACATCTTTGGTCAGATAAAAGTGGATTTCTCTGGGAAATCCAGCCTCCATTAGAAGGGGGTAATTCCTAGCTTCAGCCTCCTTAAGTCTCTCCCAGCCCATCTCTAGCTGTTTTCACTTAATTTCCACTTCCCTTCTCATTAGCACCGCAGGGGGCAATAACCGGCTCCAGACTAGCAACTCCCCAGAGGTGTGGGGAGGAGGCTGACATTACCCCCTGCCCATTACAGCACCACCTGGCCACCTGGGGATTAGGTGAGACATGTAGCAACTCCCAGCCACCCACACCaggaattaaaatgtattatctcaAGCATCCACAAATGGCTTTTTGGAGGAAGGCAttctggctcagtagttaagagCAGGGGCCTGGTACCTCCTATGATGGATCAAATTCTGCCACTTGCTGTTTAACAACGGGCAGCAggctttctctgggcctcagtttccctcttggTCAAAGAGAGATGGTGACAGTATCCACCACACAGGGATGTCGTGATTTACTGAGATAATGCCTGTAAAGGGCTTTGCCCAGCACAACCACAAAGCACACAAAGCAGCCATCATCAACTTCCTCCTTATTATTACCCAGGTccaagttagaaatgaaaatgtccaGGCAGTGAAGGACCCAGACAGGGGAGCCAAGCCTCCGTTACTGGGGCTGCAGTGTGTGTGCAGGTGCAGGGAGGAGGATGGAAGAGTCTGCCACCCACCCACCGCCAAGGGCTCCCTGGGACACAGAGCCAAGAGGTTCTCTTAGATCTGGTGCTGGTTCATCTTAGAATAAGGAGAGTTCTAATCGTTGTGGGTCACCAAGGCCTGATAAAAGCTAAGACTGCTCCCCAGAAAAACTGCATCTCCTACTTACACAATAAATATGATTTGGGGGTTCATGCACACCCTGAAACCCATCCATGCACTGAATGCAGACTTGGCCACGTGGGCCCCAGTGAAATCTTGACCCATTTCCAattcaaaagaaggaaatggtTGGGCTTCTGACCTGGGGTTCCTTTCCCCTCAAACAGGGTGTAGAAAAAGAAAGTGGGTGTGACACTGGGTTCCCATCCTACATTATCATAAATTCTAAGGGttgtagttccctttgtggctcagtggttaacgaactggacaaggatccatgaggacatgggttcgatccctggcctcgctcagagggttaaggatccggcgttgccctgagctatggtgtaggtcacaaacacagctaggatcccatgtggctgtggctgtggtgtaggctggcagctgcaactccaatttgacccctagcctgggaacctccatatgctgtgggtgtggccctaaaatagcaaataaataaaataaataaatagggtaaTTATCATTAACTGCTTCCCTCATGCTAAGAGTTTTACAAGCCTTGTGTCCTTAAATCCTCCCCACCATGGTCATCATTTTGTGATGAGGAAACGCAACtgaagcttggatttgatccctggcccaggaacttccatgtgccacaaatgcagcacacacacatccctcccccaaaaaaagaaaaacctaaagggAAAGGAGCTGGTTTGGGACATCGCCTCTCCATCAGGCTCCCTCCAGGCAGGCTCTCCCTGCCACTTTTTAAAAGCAAGCCAATTCACAACaacgtgaatgtacttaatgtcactgTACACATAAAAATTGCCATCATATCCTTTTTATGTGTGttatgctatatatacacaaatgaagcaaaaaagaaaggccTCATTTCACAAAAAACTAGAGAGGTCAGCTGATATGCTAGGGACACATGTGGAACTGGGAAGCAGAATTTAGCAGACCAGAACCCAGTTTTCCAAACTCTCAGGCTGTGGAATCACCACAAATCTTCTGGAACTCTCTGGAAGGAGGAGTGAACTAGAAAAATGCACCTCTCTCTTTGCTCAGCCagctacccccacccccccaactttCCAGCAGGGTCGAATACTCCATTAATTTTCAGATTGCCCCACCCCCTGGGTGTCCTTCGTCTGGCTAGTCCCCAGATGACCCTTTTGGAGAGGGTCACTGGCTCTCTGACCTCAAAAAGGGCAGACAGGCCAGGGAGCTAggaggccccccaccccacccccagatcaCATGGGGCAGGCGGGTGGCCAGTCAATCAGATTATCGGATGTGGATTTCGCACGAGCCCTGGGGGAGAGCCGTCTGgccaggcaggcagagggaggTGCGGGGAGTCAAAGCCACCCCGGGCGCTGGGATGTGGATTGAGAGGGGGTAGAGGAGCCCCTCAGAAAGGACTCCTTCTTCTCAAGTTCTACCTGCACCCAGTGCCCAGAACACGCTGCCCTTCCTCTAGGGCAAGTCTCCCAGGGTCACCATAGGAGTGACCTCACACTCCAAATCTAGTCACTGGACACCTCTCCAGCCTGGGCTCGATGACCCAACCCTGCTTCAGTTCTCAACTTTAGGGCACCCCATCCCCAATCCTGAATCTGTGAACCCTAATCCCTGATGTTGCAAGCTGGATACCTTGTTTCAAAACTCATTCTCAGCCTGAGGCACTCCAATGCCAGACCCCGGAGCCCATTCACACTTACtcgtgaaaaggaaaaaaaaattggcaagacAAAATAGTCGTACcaataataataaccatttatCCCTATGCCTGGCAGTCCTATAAGGGAGGTACTATTATCCCTATTCTACACATGTGCAAACCGAGGCGCCTGGCGTTTAAGAGGATAAGAAGCGGCACGATTGGGCTCCCACTCTAAACAAGACCGGGACACCGAGGTCTCCGTCCTGTTCGGG encodes:
- the NODAL gene encoding nodal homolog, whose protein sequence is MSCGCCYTNRGCKRPPLTCFLPVFFSPHSDVKMDGQNWTFAFDFSFLGQEEDLAWAELRLQLSKPVTLPPDIPLSIEIFHQPRLDEDQVPPDCLERLQMDLFTVTLSQITFSSGSMVLDVTRPLSKWLKHPGELREQMSSLAGECWRRPPSPPVTNVLLMLYSNLSPEQRRLGGSTLLWEAESSWRVQEGQLSREKGRRHRRYHLQDRSQLCRKVKFQVDFNLIGWGSWIIYPKQYNAYRCEGECPNPVGEEFHPTNHAYIQSLLKRYQPHRVPSTCCAQ